One window from the genome of Lynx canadensis isolate LIC74 chromosome E3, mLynCan4.pri.v2, whole genome shotgun sequence encodes:
- the STX1B gene encoding syntaxin-1B, with product MKDRTQELRSAKDSDDEEEVVHVDRDHFMDEFFEQVEEIRGCIEKLSEDVEQVKKQHSAILAAPNPDEKTKQELEDLTADIKKTANKVRSKLKAIEQSIEQEEGLNRSSADLRIRKTQHSTLSRKFVEVMTEYNATQSKYRDRCKDRIQRQLEITGRTTTNEELEDMLESGKLAIFTDDIKMDSQMTKQALNEIETRHNEIIKLETSIRELHDMFVDMAMLVESQGEMIDRIEYNVEHSVDYVERAVSDTKKAVKYQSKARRKKIMIIICCVVLGVVLASSIGGTLGL from the exons ATGAAGGATCGGACTCAGGAGCTGCGGAGT GCGAAAGACAGTGATGATGAAGAGGAGGTGGTCCATGTGGATCGGGACCACTTCATGGATGAGTTCTTTGAACAG GTGGAAGAGATCCGGGGCTGCATTGAGAAGCTGTCAGAGGATGTGGAGCAAGTGAAAAAACAGCACAGTGCCATCCTGGCCGCCCCCAACCCAGATGAGA AGACCAAACAGGAGCTGGAGGACCTCACCGCAGACATCAAGAAGACTGCCAACAAGGTTCGGTCCAAGTTGAAAG CGATCGAGCAAAGCATTGAACAAGAGGAGGGGCTGAACCGTTCCTCCGCGGACCTGCGCATCCGCAAGACCCAG CACTCCACACTCTCCCGGAAGTTCGTGGAAGTAATGACCGAATATAATGCGACCCAGTCCAAGTACCGGGACCGCTGCAAGGACCGGATCCAGCGGCAGCTGGAGATCA CTGGAAGGACCACGACGAACGAAGAACTGGAAGACATGCTGGAGAGCGGGAAGTTGGCCATCTTCACCGATGAT ATCAAAATGGACTCGCAGATGACAAAGCAGGCACTGAATGAGATCGAGACGAGGCACAACGAGATCATCAAACTGGAAACCAGCATCCGAGAGCTGCATGACATGTTTGTGGACATGGCCATGCTCGTGGAAAGCCAG GGTGAGATGATTGACCGCATTGAGTACAACGTGGAACATTCCGTGGACTATGTGGAGCGAGCTGTGTCTGACACCAAGAAAGCTGTGAAATATCAGAGCAAGGCCCGGAGG AAGAAAATCATGATCATCATTTGCTGTGTGGTGCTGGGGGTGGTCTTGGCGTCATCCATTGGGGGGACGCTGGGCTTGTAG